The region GAACAGGGCGGAGTGGGCGGCAAAGACAAGGGCGGGGCGATGCAGGAGCTGCGGCGGCTGGCGCGCGAAGCCAAAACTTCGCTGATCGCGGTGCGGCAAGCGGGGGGCGATTTCTTCGAGGCGCTGCCTCAGGCGGTGCCGCAGGGGCGGGAGACGTGTCGCATTCGGGGGGTGGCGGGGGCCGACGAAGAGGCGGGTCCGCACGGGCACGAGATCCAGCGTGACGGGGGGTTTCGGGCGTGGACGGCGGCGGACGGGCGTGACGCGATCCTGGAGGCGGCCGCCAGCTTCACCGGCGCGCTGCGGCGCACGGCGGCGATCCTGGATCGGCTGGCGACGGCCCTAGGGGTGCAGATCGAGGGGGAGCTGGGGCTTTACGCCGATCAGGTCTCCGACGTCGGCGGCGCGGCGCTGACGCTCAAGCAGATGGCCTGCGACATCGAGCTTGCGCTTCACGCGGCCGATCCGGAGTATGTGTTCTGGATCGGCCGGGCGCGCCCGCCGCGCCCGCCGCGCGGACGCGCTGGCGCTGTGCTGGGGGAGGTCTGGGCCGCGCCGCTGAGCGTGGGACGGGCGCTGGAAGAGCAGATCTACCGGAAGAAAAGCACGGTGGTCTTCTGCTCGGCCACGCTGCGCGTGGGGAGCAGCTTCGACTTCGTGGCGCGCCGCCTCGGGGTGGACCGGATCGAACCGGAGCGGCTGACGACCTGCCTCGCTGCGAGCCCGTTTGACTTTGTCAGGCAGTGCGAGGTGCTGGCCGCGCCGTTCCTGCCCGAACCGCGCAGCGGGCAGGAGTCGTCGGTCTACGTGGAACAGCTCGCGGGGCTGATGCTCGACGTCTTCACGGTGACGCGTGGACGCTCCCTGGCGCTGTTCACGAGCTACCAGATGATGCAGCAATGCGCCGACCTGCTGCGGCAGCCGCTGGCCGAGGCGGGGATCCGGCTGCTGATGCAGGCCAAGGGGATTTCGCGCGACCAGATCACCCGTTCCTTCCGGAGCGGCGGGGCCTCGGTGCTGTTCGGCGCGCAGTCGTTCTGGGAGGGGGTGGACGTGGTGGGCGAGGCGCTGAGCTGCGTGGTCATTGCGCGCCTGCCGTTTTTGGCGGTGGGCGACCCCGTGGTCGAGGCGCGGTGCGAGCGGATTGACGCCGGGGGCGGCAGCTCCTTCCGCGAGTTTTCGGTACCGACGGCGGTGATTCGCTTTCGTCAGGGGTTTGGCCGCCTGATCCGTTCGACGCAAGACCGCGGGCTGGTGGTGATCGCCGACCCGCGGATCGTCACCAAGAACTACGGCAAGCGCTTTCGGGACGGGTTGCCGTGTCCGCTGCAGGCGGCGGCCAGCCGGGACGCACTGCTGCAGCGGGTGGGGGCGTTTTTGAACGGATGCGATTTGACTTCGTTGTCTCGCATCTAGCCCGCGTTCGCCAGTTGCGTTTTTTACTGCTCCTACTCGGGTTAGGATTCTGCTTGTATTCGCGCAATCGAGATTCTACCATGTCGGCATCTTTGCGGAAGCCATGGCGATGCCTGCGGCGATACGCCGCGCGAGTAAGATTGGGTGTGAGATGCGACACATTTTTAATGCGTTTGCGATGCTGACCCGTCTGCCGGTGCGGCAGACCGACAACTCTGACGCCCCCTGGGAGCGAATCACGGGCTGGTTTCCGCTGGTGGGCGCGGTCATCGGCATACCTGCCGTCCTGCTGGCGACCGTGGCTGTGGCCGCAGGGTCCAGTGCTCACGCGCCGATGCCTGTCGCGGTATTCGTGGTCGCCATCGGCGCGGCGATGACCGGCGGCCTGCACCTCGATGGATGGGCCCGCTGCTGGAACGCCTTTTGGGTCTCCGGCACCCGCGAGCGGCGGCGGCAGATCATGGCCGACCCGCATGCGGGCAGCTTCGGCATCATCGGCCTGGTCCTCATCCTCCTGTTGAAGGTCACAGCGGTCGCGCATCTCGTGCAATTCACCGCGACCACCGACGGCCTGCTGACGATTTTGTACCACTTGTGGCCGATCGTCGCCGCGCCCGTGATTGGCCGCTGGGCGCTGACCCTGCTCATCCACGCAACCAAGATCCCCCTGGCGCACGAAGACGGGATGGCGGCCGCAGCCCGCCAGGGACTGACGCAGACGCAACTGTTGCTGGCGACCGCCACTGCGGCGATCTTCCTGGTGCCCCTGGACCCGCCCGTCGCGGTGGGCGCGCTGCTCGCCGCCGCGTTCTCCCTGCCGATGGTCGCCTGGCTTGCCGTCCGCCGGATCGACGGCCTCACGGGCGACGTCCTCGGCGCAGCCACCGAGCTCACCGAAACGCTCGCGCTCGTCACCGCCTGCCTGATCTAACGGCGCGTGCCATCGCCGCCCCGATTCAAAACGGAGTGCCTATGTTCAAAAGCATTCAGAAAGAGGTTTGGGCCTTTGATTGCGAATGGGTTCCCGACCCGCACGCCGGGATCGTCCTCCACGACCTGCCGCCTGCGACCCCGCCGCAACGGGTGCTGGAGGCGATGTGGGCGCACGGAGGCGCGACGGCCGAGGACCCGACCCCGTTCTTGAAGACCGTCCTCTGCCGCGTCGTCTCGATTGCCGCCGTGCGCCGCCGCTTCGTCAACAACGTGCGCAAACTCGACCTGCTCTGGCTGCCGCGCAGACCTGACGACCCCGGGGAGCAGGCGGAGGCCGCCATCCTCTCCAAGTTTCTCGGCGCCATCGGCAAGGGAAAACCCCAGCTTGTGGGTTTCAACTCCCGCTCCTCCGATCTCAAGATCCTCGTCCAGCGGGCGGTGGTCAACGGCCTCTCCGTCCCGGACTTCTGCCGCCGCCCCGACAAGCCGTGGGAAGGGTGCGATTACTTCGCGCGTGACAACGAGTGGCACATCGACATGATGGAGATCCTCGGGAG is a window of Lentisphaerota bacterium DNA encoding:
- a CDS encoding adenosylcobinamide-GDP ribazoletransferase, with amino-acid sequence MAMPAAIRRASKIGCEMRHIFNAFAMLTRLPVRQTDNSDAPWERITGWFPLVGAVIGIPAVLLATVAVAAGSSAHAPMPVAVFVVAIGAAMTGGLHLDGWARCWNAFWVSGTRERRRQIMADPHAGSFGIIGLVLILLLKVTAVAHLVQFTATTDGLLTILYHLWPIVAAPVIGRWALTLLIHATKIPLAHEDGMAAAARQGLTQTQLLLATATAAIFLVPLDPPVAVGALLAAAFSLPMVAWLAVRRIDGLTGDVLGAATELTETLALVTACLI